The Danio rerio strain Tuebingen ecotype United States chromosome 10, GRCz12tu, whole genome shotgun sequence genome contains a region encoding:
- the igsf5a gene encoding immunoglobulin superfamily member 5 isoform X2: protein MNVFILALFLLIANGESADLQPQNAAVLQGSSAQFNCSSTQPPQIMTFMLNGRLVVTIMQTSGVLNSTDRFSASNFTTPGNYKWQFTISNVQRSDAGVVACQVLGGDAVTATLSVQDRGTVQIAGGNQTKMLGVQTQFSCLAAGWYPEPNMSWSVNGETQFCNKSSVTQGGLYNSSCTLTLTASKNSTVQCLAAIPALNTPDSNTVFLTVVKKDQTVLIAITVAFSAAALLFLIIYGIIFFCRRKKKKSSYQEEVRRARVQSQARISAIEEVRGRDNRGYITDGRDRQNNGGVWYTKNSNRLQLPDDFFGDDQRKHRHMTMV, encoded by the exons ATGAATGTTTTTATACTGGCACTTTTTCTTCTCATCGCCAATG GAGAGTCAGCCGATCTCCAGCCTCAAAACGCTGCAGTTCTCCAAGGCTCCAGTGCTCAGTTTAACTGCAGCAGCACTCAACCTCCACAAATCATGACCTTTATGCTCAATGGACGCTTGGTTGTGACCATCATGCAAACTTCTGGGGTGTTGAACAGCACGGACCGCTTTTCTGCTAGTAATTTCACCACGCCTGGAAATTACAAATGGCAGTTTACCATCAGCAACGTGCAGAGAAGCGATGCGGGTGTAGTCGCCTGTCAGGTTTTGGGTGGAGATGCTGTGACGGCCACACTGTCTGTACAAG ATCGGGGCACTGTGCAGATCGCAGGGGGAAATCAGACCAAAATGCTGGGTGTTCAGACGCAGTTTAGCTGTTTGGCCGCGGGCTGGTACCCCGAGCCCAACATGTCCTGGTCTGTGAACGGAGAGACTCAATTCTGCAACAAAAGTTCCGTCACACAGGGAGGACTGTATAACTCCAGCTGCACGCTCACACTCACGGCCAGCAAAAACTCAACTGTACAGTGTCTGGCTGCTATACCTGCCCTGAACACACCAGACAGCAACACTGTATTCCTGACTGTTG TAAAAAAAGACCAGACAGTGTTGATCGCTATCACCGTTGCCTTCAGTGCTGCTGCTCTACTGTTTCTCATCATCTATGGCATCATTTTCTTCTGCAGGAGAAAGAAGAAAA AATCGAGCTACCAAGAGGAGGTCAGAAG GGCGCGGGTTCAGTCCCAGGCCAGGATTTCAGCCATAGAAGAAGTGCGAGGAAGGGACAACCGAGGATATATAACAGATGGACGTGACC GACAAAATAATGGCGGCGTCTGGTACACAAAGAATTCCAACAGACTTCAG CTGCCCGATGACTTTTTTGGAGATGACCAGAGGAAGCACAGACACATGACCATGGTCTGA
- the igsf5a gene encoding immunoglobulin superfamily member 5 isoform X1, translating into MNVFILALFLLIANGESADLQPQNAAVLQGSSAQFNCSSTQPPQIMTFMLNGRLVVTIMQTSGVLNSTDRFSASNFTTPGNYKWQFTISNVQRSDAGVVACQVLGGDAVTATLSVQDRGTVQIAGGNQTKMLGVQTQFSCLAAGWYPEPNMSWSVNGETQFCNKSSVTQGGLYNSSCTLTLTASKNSTVQCLAAIPALNTPDSNTVFLTVVKKDQTVLIAITVAFSAAALLFLIIYGIIFFCRRKKKKSSYQEEVRRARVQSQARISAIEEVRGRDNRGYITDGRDRAYAYANIKGQNNGGVWYTKNSNRLQLPDDFFGDDQRKHRHMTMV; encoded by the exons ATGAATGTTTTTATACTGGCACTTTTTCTTCTCATCGCCAATG GAGAGTCAGCCGATCTCCAGCCTCAAAACGCTGCAGTTCTCCAAGGCTCCAGTGCTCAGTTTAACTGCAGCAGCACTCAACCTCCACAAATCATGACCTTTATGCTCAATGGACGCTTGGTTGTGACCATCATGCAAACTTCTGGGGTGTTGAACAGCACGGACCGCTTTTCTGCTAGTAATTTCACCACGCCTGGAAATTACAAATGGCAGTTTACCATCAGCAACGTGCAGAGAAGCGATGCGGGTGTAGTCGCCTGTCAGGTTTTGGGTGGAGATGCTGTGACGGCCACACTGTCTGTACAAG ATCGGGGCACTGTGCAGATCGCAGGGGGAAATCAGACCAAAATGCTGGGTGTTCAGACGCAGTTTAGCTGTTTGGCCGCGGGCTGGTACCCCGAGCCCAACATGTCCTGGTCTGTGAACGGAGAGACTCAATTCTGCAACAAAAGTTCCGTCACACAGGGAGGACTGTATAACTCCAGCTGCACGCTCACACTCACGGCCAGCAAAAACTCAACTGTACAGTGTCTGGCTGCTATACCTGCCCTGAACACACCAGACAGCAACACTGTATTCCTGACTGTTG TAAAAAAAGACCAGACAGTGTTGATCGCTATCACCGTTGCCTTCAGTGCTGCTGCTCTACTGTTTCTCATCATCTATGGCATCATTTTCTTCTGCAGGAGAAAGAAGAAAA AATCGAGCTACCAAGAGGAGGTCAGAAG GGCGCGGGTTCAGTCCCAGGCCAGGATTTCAGCCATAGAAGAAGTGCGAGGAAGGGACAACCGAGGATATATAACAGATGGACGTGACCGTGCGTATGCATATGCAAACATAAAAG GACAAAATAATGGCGGCGTCTGGTACACAAAGAATTCCAACAGACTTCAG CTGCCCGATGACTTTTTTGGAGATGACCAGAGGAAGCACAGACACATGACCATGGTCTGA